From the genome of Blautia pseudococcoides, one region includes:
- a CDS encoding aldehyde ferredoxin oxidoreductase family protein, whose translation MLYGYMGKLLFVDLSNGTFEIRELTEELARNFIGGYGLGAKILYDEMPAHTDVFAPESMVGFLAGPMSASRAFFGGRYMVVSKSPVTGMWNDANSGGYFGAKLRHSGFDGIFVKGISEKPVYLYLNDGNVEIRDASHLWGKRTIETEEILRAEVGEDMNAAIIGAAGERLSHMACVMNDEHRAAGRGGTGAVMGSKKLKAVVVRGDREVPVFDKERLVALNRQVAEDMLHGANKDIREWGNYGTAGQMRAMLLIDDAGVKNWSSTYEADYPLDKGNAIYEPAYEAGYKVTRYVCHCCPLGCGAKYEIDDPKGKLPKHGASRPEYESQAGLSSNMLNSDRDAVVYVNYLTNEYGFDSIAFINTLSWACECYEKGVLTKEQLNGIDFKWGDPEAMEAVAEAVCQDVGEAARILRNGTQFAADLIGAGHEYLFTIGGIESALHDPRNSPWYLAEGAVEPTPGRHMKSPLGGSLRGQAREIRYNQRGLGFTDAKLKSENMFSECCGYCHMYDTAIANLKWDYLQAITGFTYTPIEKHLVGMRIFHMRNAFNVREGWKRGDFAWSDRIIGKPPLESGANAGVTHDVNQAIDSFYEAMWMDMDGKPYKETLEWLGHMEEVIEDLYGEDGKV comes from the coding sequence ATGCTGTATGGTTATATGGGCAAGCTGCTTTTTGTGGATCTCAGCAACGGTACCTTTGAGATCCGCGAGCTGACAGAGGAACTTGCCAGGAATTTTATAGGCGGCTATGGGCTGGGGGCCAAGATATTATATGATGAGATGCCCGCGCATACAGATGTATTTGCCCCGGAAAGTATGGTTGGATTTCTTGCGGGGCCTATGAGCGCATCCCGGGCATTTTTCGGGGGCAGATATATGGTGGTATCCAAATCCCCGGTCACAGGTATGTGGAATGATGCCAATTCCGGAGGGTATTTTGGGGCGAAGCTCAGACATTCCGGTTTTGACGGTATTTTTGTAAAGGGTATTTCGGAAAAGCCGGTCTATCTGTATCTGAATGACGGAAATGTGGAAATCCGTGATGCTTCCCATCTCTGGGGCAAGCGGACGATCGAGACAGAAGAAATCCTGCGCGCAGAAGTGGGTGAGGATATGAATGCGGCGATCATAGGGGCAGCAGGAGAGCGTTTGAGCCACATGGCCTGTGTCATGAATGATGAACATAGGGCAGCAGGCCGCGGAGGAACAGGCGCAGTCATGGGGTCTAAAAAATTGAAGGCCGTGGTTGTGCGGGGAGACCGGGAGGTGCCGGTTTTTGACAAAGAGCGGCTGGTCGCTCTCAACAGACAGGTTGCAGAGGATATGCTGCACGGTGCTAACAAGGATATCCGTGAATGGGGAAATTACGGAACTGCCGGCCAGATGCGGGCAATGCTTCTTATAGACGATGCCGGAGTAAAAAACTGGAGCAGTACATATGAGGCGGATTATCCCTTAGATAAAGGAAATGCCATATATGAGCCCGCCTATGAAGCCGGTTATAAGGTGACAAGATACGTCTGTCACTGTTGCCCTCTTGGCTGTGGGGCAAAATATGAGATTGACGATCCGAAAGGAAAACTTCCAAAACACGGCGCAAGCCGTCCGGAATATGAGTCACAGGCAGGTCTCAGCTCTAATATGCTGAATTCTGACAGAGACGCAGTAGTCTATGTGAATTATCTGACCAATGAATATGGCTTTGACAGCATTGCTTTTATCAATACACTCTCCTGGGCCTGTGAATGCTATGAAAAAGGTGTTCTGACGAAGGAACAGCTCAACGGGATTGATTTTAAATGGGGAGATCCTGAAGCCATGGAGGCAGTTGCTGAGGCAGTCTGCCAGGACGTGGGGGAGGCGGCAAGGATTCTTAGAAACGGGACACAGTTTGCGGCGGATCTGATCGGAGCCGGCCATGAATATTTGTTCACGATCGGAGGAATCGAGTCGGCTCTGCATGACCCCAGAAACTCGCCCTGGTATCTGGCAGAGGGAGCCGTGGAACCGACGCCCGGACGCCATATGAAGAGTCCTTTGGGCGGTTCCCTGCGGGGACAGGCACGTGAGATCAGATACAACCAGCGGGGACTTGGTTTCACGGATGCAAAATTAAAATCAGAAAATATGTTTTCTGAATGCTGCGGTTACTGCCATATGTATGACACGGCCATTGCAAACCTGAAATGGGATTATCTCCAGGCTATCACAGGATTTACATACACCCCTATTGAGAAGCATCTGGTGGGAATGCGTATCTTCCATATGAGAAACGCTTTTAACGTCAGGGAAGGGTGGAAGAGAGGAGATTTTGCATGGAGTGACAGGATCATCGGGAAACCACCTCTTGAATCGGGGGCTAATGCAGGGGTCACCCATGATGTGAACCAGGCCATTGACAGTTTCTACGAGGCAATGTGGATGGATATGGACGGAAAGCCTTATAAAGAGACTTTGGAATGGCTGGGGCATATGGAGGAAGTAATCGAAGATTTATATGGAGAGGATGGGAAAGTATGA
- a CDS encoding ubiquitin family protein, whose product MRIKIIVESIIIPKSGRDHELEVGADASAADVVKKMEEEGLTGSLTAAEVLQTHMLICNSKHIGPEAELKDGDTLMIIKTLLGG is encoded by the coding sequence ATGAGGATCAAGATTATTGTGGAGAGCATCATCATCCCAAAATCAGGCAGGGATCATGAGCTGGAAGTAGGAGCAGATGCTTCAGCGGCAGACGTTGTAAAAAAGATGGAGGAAGAAGGTCTGACAGGAAGCCTGACAGCTGCAGAGGTGCTTCAAACGCATATGCTGATCTGCAATTCAAAACATATTGGGCCTGAGGCAGAGTTAAAAGATGGTGATACGCTTATGATCATCAAAACACTTCTGGGAGGCTGA
- a CDS encoding NAD(P)-dependent malic enzyme has translation MNYAEESLKKHYEWKGKLEITPRTAVDSKETLSLAYTPGVAQPCLEIQEDVNKSFELTRRWNTVAVITDGTAVLGLGDIGPEAGMPVMEGKCVLFKAFGDVDAIPLCVRSKSVDEIVETITLLAGSFGGINLEDISAPRCFEIEKRLKENCDIPVFHDDQHGTAVITLAGLMNALKVTGKKMERVKVVVNGAGAAAVAITKLLIFAGITNVILCDRKGAIYEGRRENMNQIKEEMAKITNRDKITGSLKDVIKGADVFIGVSAPAAMNTDMVRTMNQDAVIFACANPTPEIFPEDAKAGGAAVVATGRSDYPNQINNVLAFPGIFRGALDVRASDINDAMKLAAAHALAELISEEELNTEYIIPEAFDPSVKTAVAKAVKQAAYDSGTARV, from the coding sequence ATGAATTATGCGGAAGAATCATTAAAAAAGCATTATGAATGGAAAGGAAAACTGGAAATCACACCGCGTACTGCCGTGGACAGCAAAGAAACGCTTTCCCTGGCCTATACACCTGGTGTAGCACAGCCCTGTCTTGAGATACAGGAAGACGTGAATAAAAGTTTTGAACTCACGAGAAGATGGAATACGGTAGCGGTCATCACGGACGGGACGGCTGTCCTGGGCCTTGGAGACATAGGACCAGAGGCGGGGATGCCGGTTATGGAGGGCAAATGTGTTCTTTTCAAGGCCTTCGGAGATGTGGATGCCATACCACTGTGTGTCCGCTCAAAAAGTGTGGATGAGATTGTGGAAACCATTACTTTACTGGCAGGTTCTTTCGGCGGCATAAATCTTGAGGACATTTCAGCGCCCCGCTGTTTTGAAATTGAAAAGAGACTGAAAGAGAACTGCGATATACCAGTTTTCCATGATGACCAGCACGGAACGGCTGTCATCACATTGGCCGGGCTCATGAATGCACTGAAAGTGACAGGAAAAAAGATGGAACGTGTTAAGGTGGTGGTAAACGGGGCTGGCGCAGCAGCAGTGGCGATCACGAAACTGCTGATTTTTGCAGGTATTACCAATGTGATCCTCTGCGACCGGAAAGGTGCGATTTATGAAGGACGCCGGGAAAATATGAATCAGATCAAGGAAGAGATGGCCAAAATCACCAACCGTGACAAAATAACAGGAAGCCTGAAAGACGTTATAAAAGGAGCGGATGTGTTTATAGGGGTTTCTGCTCCGGCTGCTATGAATACAGATATGGTCAGGACAATGAATCAAGATGCGGTTATCTTTGCCTGTGCCAATCCCACTCCGGAGATTTTTCCGGAGGATGCAAAAGCGGGCGGTGCCGCCGTTGTTGCCACGGGAAGAAGTGATTATCCGAATCAGATCAACAATGTCCTTGCGTTCCCGGGAATCTTCAGAGGTGCGCTGGATGTAAGGGCAAGTGATATTAACGATGCGATGAAACTTGCAGCGGCACATGCGCTGGCAGAACTGATCAGCGAAGAGGAGCTGAATACTGAGTATATCATCCCGGAGGCATTTGATCCGAGCGTAAAAACTGCTGTGGCAAAAGCAGTGAAGCAGGCGGCCTATGATTCGGGAACCGCAAGAGTTTAG
- a CDS encoding lyase family protein, translated as MIEHDLLGNITVPDVRYYGAQTQRSLDLCRTSRETLECYPELIYCIAAIKKAYAQAHGSLGVLDSKTADCIARASLMIMNGEMAGEFPSDVICGGGCVNIHMNVNEVAAKKANELLTGHKGTDVIHPNTHVNKGQSTNDVIPAAIKLALYRNLTAVKKSVMVLKNAYEQKAKEYKDTVKVSRTCIQDAVPITFGQFWGAAVSFLGRQIEEMDSVMQECLALPLGATAVGTGLNLYEGTPELVLKSLTQTFGVEITQEHDLFDGLQYTDIYIRASSAIKAAMTGISKMARDLRFMSSGPRSGLGEIRIAPVQNGSSIMPGKVNPALPESMNVLSYLVIGMDAAVTAAAEGGELELNVWEAVIISELLRMTQILPDMIETFAKKCVKTIKVNIERCLKEAEDTLSSAAVISALKGYQIGTEAAQYAAARGLSLKEAAVACGCLSREEADDLLDPLMLTDVLKTGKLLLEYKDK; from the coding sequence ATGATAGAACATGACCTGCTGGGAAACATCACGGTTCCGGATGTCAGGTATTATGGAGCTCAGACACAGAGATCTCTTGATCTGTGCAGAACTTCCAGAGAGACCTTAGAGTGTTATCCCGAGCTGATTTACTGTATAGCGGCGATCAAAAAGGCTTATGCCCAGGCACACGGGAGTCTTGGGGTCTTGGACAGCAAAACTGCGGATTGTATTGCCCGTGCGTCCCTTATGATCATGAATGGGGAGATGGCGGGTGAGTTTCCGTCGGATGTCATCTGCGGAGGCGGATGCGTCAATATCCATATGAACGTCAATGAGGTTGCCGCAAAAAAAGCCAATGAACTGCTGACGGGACATAAGGGCACGGATGTGATACATCCCAATACCCATGTAAATAAAGGGCAGTCAACCAATGACGTCATACCGGCAGCGATCAAGCTGGCGCTGTATCGGAATCTCACTGCGGTAAAAAAATCTGTAATGGTACTCAAGAATGCCTATGAGCAAAAAGCAAAAGAATACAAAGACACTGTGAAGGTGTCCAGAACCTGCATCCAGGATGCAGTGCCGATCACGTTTGGACAATTTTGGGGGGCAGCGGTATCCTTCCTTGGAAGGCAGATAGAAGAGATGGATTCTGTGATGCAGGAATGTCTTGCGCTCCCCCTTGGGGCCACCGCTGTAGGAACCGGTCTGAATCTGTATGAGGGGACTCCGGAGCTGGTACTGAAAAGCCTCACACAGACATTCGGAGTTGAGATCACCCAGGAACATGACCTGTTCGACGGGCTACAGTATACGGATATATACATCAGGGCTTCCTCAGCCATAAAGGCAGCCATGACCGGCATATCAAAAATGGCACGTGATCTAAGGTTTATGTCCAGTGGTCCCCGGTCAGGACTGGGGGAAATCCGTATCGCTCCGGTGCAGAACGGTTCCAGCATCATGCCGGGTAAGGTGAACCCGGCGCTTCCTGAATCAATGAATGTCCTTTCTTATCTGGTGATCGGAATGGATGCTGCGGTGACGGCAGCCGCCGAAGGCGGAGAACTTGAGCTGAATGTATGGGAGGCAGTCATTATCTCAGAACTGCTGCGTATGACACAGATACTGCCGGATATGATAGAGACATTTGCCAAAAAATGTGTGAAAACGATCAAAGTGAACATAGAGCGGTGCCTGAAAGAAGCGGAGGATACACTTTCATCAGCCGCCGTCATTTCGGCCTTAAAGGGGTACCAGATTGGCACAGAGGCAGCGCAGTATGCAGCCGCCAGGGGATTGTCCTTAAAGGAGGCCGCGGTTGCATGTGGATGTCTGAGCCGGGAGGAGGCAGACGATCTGCTTGATCCGCTGATGCTCACAGATGTATTGAAGACAGGAAAGCTGCTTCTTGAATATAAAGACAAATAA
- a CDS encoding IclR family transcriptional regulator: MNSSNDSLTKPEAFKYNIQVLERALKIFEIISLSKSPVTIQVLQNATGLNRTTIWRILSTMIESDFITQLPNTKQYCISCKACNLLSASSASSVALVEYSRPEMEQLRHLIGETIMLLLPERIGARTILQLDSFETIRLKDYTNMVTPLFGTSTGLVQLSFMSDEEIETVFPDKLPSYTEFTPTNREDILQRIEECRRDGYAYIIDEYNQGDSGLSVPISLNKKLVGILNIAGPTVRFTKDHMLSYIPKLKASAARIARKLSH, translated from the coding sequence ATGAACTCATCAAACGATAGCCTTACGAAACCAGAAGCCTTTAAGTACAATATTCAGGTTCTAGAGCGGGCCCTCAAGATCTTTGAAATCATCAGCCTGTCTAAATCACCCGTAACCATCCAGGTTCTGCAGAATGCAACAGGCCTGAACCGTACCACCATATGGCGTATTCTTTCTACCATGATAGAAAGTGATTTTATCACTCAGCTCCCAAACACGAAACAGTACTGCATCTCCTGCAAAGCCTGTAACCTGCTTTCCGCCTCTTCCGCCAGCTCTGTTGCCCTGGTGGAATATTCCAGACCGGAAATGGAACAGCTCCGCCATCTGATCGGTGAAACTATTATGCTCCTGCTGCCTGAAAGGATTGGAGCCCGGACGATTCTTCAGCTCGATTCCTTTGAAACCATACGTCTAAAAGACTACACCAACATGGTTACTCCCCTGTTCGGCACTTCCACCGGCCTTGTTCAGTTAAGCTTCATGAGCGATGAGGAGATTGAGACGGTATTCCCGGATAAACTTCCCTCCTATACCGAATTTACTCCAACAAACAGGGAGGATATCCTGCAGCGCATCGAGGAATGCCGCAGGGATGGATATGCTTATATCATTGATGAATATAATCAAGGGGACAGTGGTCTGTCTGTACCCATCTCCTTAAATAAAAAGCTGGTGGGGATTCTCAATATTGCCGGTCCTACCGTACGTTTCACAAAGGACCATATGCTTTCTTATATTCCCAAACTGAAGGCTTCCGCTGCCCGTATAGCAAGGAAGCTTTCTCATTAG
- a CDS encoding Zn-dependent alcohol dehydrogenase — translation MKMKAAVMTALGKPLEVREVELAEPKSDEVLVKILATAVCHSDLNILNDPTTPIPQVLGHEGAGEVVKVGDSVTTCKVGDKVALSWVPYCGTCPFCRAGKTNLCETAFGPMFNGTLLDGTSRLSLDGGPCYHMSLLSTFAEYTVVPQMSCVPIPDEMPMAPASMIGCGVATGYGSAVRAAQVTPGSSVAIFGVGGVGANAVQAAKLCGAATIIACDIKNENLELSKNFGATHTINTLEVKDVPAAIREITEGVGAEYTIDCTGNTMVGRMAWMSGRKGSTNVVIGAYPADGTLELPSGSFHRVAKILKGSFYGDVNPFEDFPKIAQLYLEGKYDLDSLIIKKIKLDDINVAFDAFHDPKAKNMGRYIIDFQ, via the coding sequence ATGAAAATGAAAGCTGCTGTAATGACCGCTTTAGGAAAACCGCTGGAGGTAAGAGAGGTAGAGCTTGCCGAACCGAAATCAGATGAGGTGCTTGTAAAGATACTGGCTACTGCGGTATGTCACAGTGATCTGAACATACTCAATGATCCGACCACACCGATTCCCCAGGTCCTGGGACACGAGGGTGCCGGAGAGGTGGTAAAAGTAGGGGACAGCGTCACTACCTGTAAAGTGGGCGATAAAGTAGCACTGAGCTGGGTTCCTTACTGCGGTACATGTCCATTCTGCCGTGCGGGAAAGACAAATCTCTGCGAGACGGCATTTGGCCCCATGTTCAATGGCACTTTGCTTGACGGAACAAGCAGACTGAGCCTGGACGGCGGTCCCTGCTACCATATGAGTCTGCTCTCCACGTTTGCAGAGTATACTGTGGTTCCCCAGATGAGCTGTGTGCCGATCCCCGATGAGATGCCTATGGCGCCTGCCAGTATGATCGGCTGCGGCGTTGCTACCGGATACGGTTCTGCGGTGCGTGCCGCACAGGTCACCCCAGGCTCCTCTGTTGCGATCTTTGGTGTGGGAGGAGTAGGCGCCAATGCTGTGCAGGCCGCAAAACTCTGTGGAGCGGCTACTATCATTGCCTGTGATATCAAGAATGAGAACCTTGAACTGTCTAAGAATTTTGGCGCCACCCATACGATCAATACACTAGAGGTCAAAGATGTTCCGGCAGCTATTCGTGAGATCACGGAAGGGGTGGGAGCAGAATATACCATTGATTGTACCGGTAACACAATGGTTGGAAGAATGGCATGGATGAGCGGCAGAAAGGGTTCTACGAATGTAGTGATCGGAGCCTATCCGGCTGACGGGACGTTAGAACTTCCCTCCGGAAGTTTCCACAGAGTCGCGAAAATCCTGAAAGGAAGTTTCTATGGGGATGTGAATCCATTTGAAGATTTTCCTAAGATCGCACAGTTGTATCTGGAAGGAAAATATGATCTTGACAGCCTTATCATCAAAAAAATCAAACTGGATGATATCAATGTGGCCTTTGATGCATTCCATGATCCAAAGGCAAAGAACATGGGACGCTATATTATTGATTTCCAGTAA
- a CDS encoding lyase family protein: protein MIALYGEQTRLTLENMSFSGVRLAEFPSYLTALAQVKKACAIANHRAGLLDDEKKEAICQACDELLQHDYSEQFPVDAFHGGGGIGTNMNMNEVIAGLAGHGVQSVDDVNMSQSTSDVCHTALRLCLSREAGSLVKVIGPLIRTAEEKSEAFHPHPTIARTCWQDGMSVPADAVLKGFADALSEQLELLEDYKDTLCKVNLGWTVIGSGTGASDGYRRHIMEALREVTEHPFSWKKSAYQAAQYTEDLSVLSVYIRIISSILAKFARDIRLLASGPETGLGEWRIPAVQAGSSFFPGKVNPVIAEMVIQCDMLIGGNDSVIQNVLAQGEVHLNVWEDMAGFLLVQNIMRLSKAADLFHRNCVSGLELNVETGVGYSRASIPLIVRYKEKYGYKKLAVQVKKYGFEETVLRIRKGELDQP from the coding sequence ATGATTGCATTATATGGTGAACAGACAAGACTGACACTGGAAAATATGAGTTTCTCAGGCGTCAGGCTAGCAGAGTTTCCATCTTATCTCACTGCGCTTGCCCAGGTGAAGAAAGCCTGTGCCATTGCAAATCACCGGGCAGGACTTCTGGATGATGAGAAGAAAGAGGCAATATGTCAGGCATGTGATGAACTGTTGCAGCACGATTATTCGGAACAGTTCCCTGTGGATGCTTTTCATGGCGGCGGCGGTATCGGAACTAACATGAACATGAATGAGGTGATCGCCGGCCTTGCAGGACATGGGGTACAGTCTGTGGATGATGTCAATATGTCCCAGTCTACCTCAGATGTGTGCCACACGGCACTGCGGTTATGTCTCAGCAGAGAGGCCGGCAGCCTTGTGAAGGTCATTGGGCCGTTGATTCGCACCGCCGAAGAAAAGTCTGAGGCCTTTCATCCCCATCCGACGATTGCAAGGACCTGCTGGCAGGACGGGATGTCTGTTCCGGCAGACGCGGTGCTTAAAGGATTTGCAGATGCCCTCTCGGAACAGCTTGAGCTGTTGGAGGATTATAAGGATACCCTTTGCAAGGTCAATCTCGGATGGACGGTGATCGGTTCAGGGACCGGAGCATCGGATGGTTACAGGCGGCATATCATGGAGGCCCTCAGAGAGGTGACAGAGCATCCGTTTTCCTGGAAGAAAAGTGCTTATCAGGCGGCCCAGTATACAGAAGACTTGTCCGTATTATCGGTCTATATACGGATAATTTCCTCCATTCTAGCCAAGTTTGCAAGAGATATACGGCTTCTGGCATCCGGCCCGGAGACGGGGCTTGGGGAATGGCGGATACCGGCTGTGCAGGCAGGTTCCTCCTTCTTTCCCGGCAAGGTCAATCCTGTAATTGCAGAAATGGTCATTCAGTGCGATATGCTCATCGGAGGAAATGACAGTGTGATCCAGAATGTACTGGCACAGGGAGAGGTCCACCTTAATGTATGGGAGGATATGGCCGGGTTTTTACTGGTTCAAAATATTATGAGGCTTTCTAAAGCGGCAGACCTGTTCCACAGGAACTGTGTCAGCGGATTAGAACTAAACGTGGAGACCGGCGTGGGTTATTCCAGGGCCTCCATCCCGCTGATCGTCCGTTACAAAGAGAAGTATGGATATAAAAAGCTTGCGGTACAGGTAAAGAAATATGGCTTTGAGGAGACTGTTTTGAGGATCCGGAAAGGGGAGCTTGACCAGCCTTGA
- a CDS encoding TIGR03943 family putative permease subunit, which produces MNSMKRFIPVTLIRGFLDAGKSTLINRLAQGGTLCPEKEDILLLSCEEGETAYDDTCLNQKNITVIGLEDESRLNREYLERLDALYAPKRIILECNAMWDLVEFELPQNWKVEKRIAVLCGPTLGLYLDNMRAFLGPMLSRCDQIFINRCDSGGTGMLSPVKAKLRPLLDDTSAVMIESQGSLYAFDDIRDILPYTLEADPVVITPENYVCWFYDCQDHQNRYKGRRISMNASVKKSPVLGTGGFALGRIAITCCEADMEFLGYMAHYDLIDSIPQFAHVHAEAMVRYRFMQKYNAVMPYLEVLRMEPLNPDDSIVTF; this is translated from the coding sequence ATGAACAGCATGAAGCGATTTATTCCGGTAACACTTATAAGAGGATTTCTGGATGCGGGAAAATCCACATTGATCAACCGGCTGGCCCAAGGCGGCACTCTGTGTCCGGAGAAAGAAGACATACTGCTCCTCTCCTGCGAGGAGGGTGAAACTGCATATGACGACACTTGCCTTAACCAAAAGAACATAACCGTGATCGGGCTTGAAGACGAATCCCGCCTGAACCGGGAGTACCTGGAACGTCTTGATGCGCTCTATGCTCCGAAAAGAATCATCCTTGAATGTAATGCCATGTGGGATCTGGTCGAATTCGAGCTGCCACAGAACTGGAAGGTAGAGAAAAGAATTGCCGTATTATGTGGGCCTACACTTGGTCTGTACCTTGATAACATGAGAGCATTTCTGGGACCTATGCTGAGTCGGTGTGATCAGATCTTCATCAACAGATGTGACAGCGGCGGCACCGGTATGCTCAGTCCTGTAAAGGCAAAGCTGAGACCGCTTCTTGATGATACTTCCGCTGTCATGATTGAATCACAAGGAAGTCTCTATGCCTTTGACGATATCAGAGATATCCTTCCATACACACTGGAGGCAGATCCTGTGGTCATCACACCTGAAAACTATGTCTGCTGGTTTTATGACTGCCAGGATCACCAAAACAGATACAAGGGCAGGCGGATATCCATGAATGCCAGCGTAAAAAAATCACCGGTCCTTGGAACCGGCGGCTTTGCGCTTGGAAGGATTGCCATCACCTGCTGTGAGGCAGATATGGAGTTTCTGGGCTATATGGCACATTACGACCTGATTGATTCCATTCCTCAGTTTGCCCATGTACACGCTGAGGCCATGGTCCGCTACCGCTTTATGCAGAAATACAATGCCGTAATGC